A genome region from Chlorobaculum tepidum TLS includes the following:
- a CDS encoding outer membrane protein, protein MKQTSKMVMVAVALLAGVSGTAWANGTEVPPPAPSTYTPPPPPPPVETPAPAPVVKQSNAGPYISGAVGLGLPEKLEVLGEGDEKVKMDSGIALAGALGYNFNPVRLEAEVGYHRHDISDDYEIDGHVSLLTVMANAYYDIDAGSGIKPYLMGGAGWGHTNVSVTDKSDDVFVWQVGAGVGAEVAHNTTLDLGYRYVKPNDFLVDNGGPKAKWAIHNIMLGLRYQF, encoded by the coding sequence ATGAAACAGACATCAAAAATGGTAATGGTTGCTGTTGCGCTCTTGGCGGGCGTGAGCGGCACCGCTTGGGCGAACGGCACGGAAGTGCCTCCTCCGGCACCGTCAACCTACACTCCTCCTCCGCCTCCGCCGCCGGTTGAAACGCCAGCTCCGGCACCGGTTGTCAAGCAGAGTAATGCCGGTCCGTACATCAGCGGCGCCGTGGGACTCGGTTTGCCTGAAAAACTTGAAGTTCTGGGTGAGGGGGATGAAAAAGTCAAGATGGATAGCGGCATAGCGCTTGCCGGAGCTCTTGGCTACAACTTCAACCCCGTAAGGCTTGAGGCTGAGGTCGGTTATCACCGTCACGACATTAGCGATGACTATGAGATTGATGGCCATGTCTCACTGCTGACGGTGATGGCCAATGCCTACTACGACATCGATGCCGGTTCGGGCATCAAGCCGTACCTCATGGGCGGTGCTGGCTGGGGCCATACCAACGTGAGCGTTACAGACAAGAGTGACGATGTGTTTGTCTGGCAGGTCGGCGCAGGCGTTGGCGCTGAGGTTGCTCATAACACGACCCTTGATCTTGGGTATCGCTATGTGAAGCCGAATGATTTCCTTGTCGATAATGGAGGTCCTAAAGCCAAGTGGGCGATCCACAACATCATGCTTGGCCTCAGGTATCAGTTCTGA
- a CDS encoding pyridoxal-phosphate-dependent aminotransferase family protein: MKKRLFTPGPTPVPENVMLRMAAPIIHHRNPEFMEILERVHENLKYLFRTTQPVVVMTCSGTGGMEAAISSLFRQGDKLITINGGKFGERWSELARIYTGNCVEEKIEWGTAISPERIAELLDEHPDAMGVCITHSETSTGTASDVRALCAAIRERSEALILVDGITAIGAHEFHFDDWGADICITGSQKGLMMPPGLALVAVSERAQEIIHNRKHQPQYYLSLRKALKSHAGNDTPFTPAVSLIIGLDEALQMLRAEGIENVWARHEALAGACRLGCQALGMELFSESPSYAVTAVWLPEGADWKEFNTTLKIKNGITVAAGQDDFKGRIFRISHLGYYDELDMLTLMGGLERSLKMMEIPFRVGAGVSAVQRAFLGE, from the coding sequence ATGAAAAAACGACTCTTCACCCCTGGACCGACGCCGGTACCGGAAAACGTCATGCTTCGCATGGCCGCGCCAATCATCCATCACCGGAATCCTGAATTTATGGAGATTCTGGAGCGGGTGCACGAAAACCTCAAGTATCTGTTTAGAACAACCCAGCCGGTGGTGGTTATGACCTGTTCGGGCACCGGCGGCATGGAGGCGGCCATTTCGAGCCTGTTTCGGCAGGGCGACAAGCTTATCACGATCAATGGCGGCAAGTTCGGCGAACGGTGGAGCGAGCTGGCGCGCATCTACACGGGCAACTGCGTCGAGGAGAAGATCGAGTGGGGCACGGCCATTTCACCAGAACGAATCGCCGAACTGCTCGACGAGCATCCGGACGCGATGGGCGTCTGCATCACCCATTCGGAGACCTCCACCGGCACCGCATCTGACGTCAGGGCGTTGTGCGCGGCTATCCGTGAACGCTCCGAGGCGCTGATCCTTGTTGATGGTATCACCGCCATCGGCGCGCACGAGTTCCACTTCGATGACTGGGGCGCGGATATCTGCATCACCGGCTCGCAGAAGGGGCTCATGATGCCGCCCGGCCTGGCGCTGGTGGCTGTCTCGGAGCGGGCGCAGGAGATCATCCACAACCGCAAGCATCAGCCGCAGTATTACCTGAGCCTGCGCAAGGCGCTCAAATCCCATGCAGGCAACGACACGCCTTTCACTCCGGCGGTTTCGCTTATCATCGGTCTCGACGAGGCGTTGCAGATGCTGCGCGCCGAGGGGATCGAAAATGTCTGGGCGCGCCACGAAGCGCTCGCGGGCGCATGCCGCCTCGGCTGCCAGGCGCTCGGCATGGAGCTGTTCAGTGAGTCGCCCTCGTACGCCGTTACAGCGGTCTGGCTGCCCGAAGGCGCGGACTGGAAGGAGTTCAACACCACCCTGAAGATCAAAAACGGCATCACGGTTGCCGCCGGGCAGGACGACTTCAAGGGCAGAATCTTCCGGATTTCGCACCTTGGTTATTACGATGAACTCGACATGCTGACCCTGATGGGCGGGCTTGAGCGGTCGCTCAAAATGATGGAGATTCCTTTCAGGGTTGGCGCTGGCGTCAGCGCCGTCCAGCGGGCGTTTCTCGGGGAGTAG
- a CDS encoding tetratricopeptide repeat protein, whose translation MKRALLLLIALFSFDAVRSNLEQYNLFWKASRQAQAGHYAPAIQQYRQLLDRYPAGLLRCEASFNLACAEYAMKHYRRAAELFAALPPGDATLSKTAGYNQGNALAMEAFRSRKGPAQEALLGRALAFYRRALLDNPQNADARINYEIVLRAMQHRQPPSPAPQGGGSPDGKGQDGGGAVSQLILENARQEEARQMRKYFKPLPTKPSEQNQPDW comes from the coding sequence ATGAAACGAGCACTGTTGTTACTGATCGCGCTCTTTTCCTTCGATGCGGTCAGGTCAAACCTCGAACAGTACAACCTGTTCTGGAAGGCGAGCCGGCAAGCCCAGGCCGGTCACTACGCGCCGGCCATTCAGCAGTACCGGCAGTTGCTCGATCGCTATCCGGCGGGCCTGTTGCGATGCGAGGCATCCTTCAATCTCGCCTGTGCCGAGTACGCCATGAAGCACTACCGCCGTGCCGCCGAATTGTTCGCCGCGCTTCCGCCCGGTGACGCCACACTTAGCAAGACCGCTGGTTATAACCAGGGTAACGCCCTGGCGATGGAGGCGTTCCGAAGCCGCAAGGGCCCAGCCCAGGAGGCGCTGCTTGGCCGGGCGCTGGCATTCTACCGGCGCGCCCTGCTCGATAATCCGCAGAATGCAGACGCGCGAATCAACTACGAAATCGTGCTGCGTGCTATGCAGCATCGTCAGCCACCCTCGCCTGCGCCACAAGGCGGAGGTTCTCCGGATGGCAAAGGGCAGGATGGCGGCGGCGCGGTCTCGCAGCTGATCCTCGAAAATGCCCGCCAGGAGGAGGCGCGCCAGATGCGCAAATATTTCAAGCCGCTGCCGACCAAGCCTTCGGAGCAGAACCAACCCGACTGGTAA